Proteins encoded within one genomic window of Ottowia sp. SB7-C50:
- a CDS encoding TRAP transporter substrate-binding protein DctP — MDRRSLIKRTGIAGVLAAGVAPAVHAQAAVRWRMASSFPKSLDTIFGSAEKFSQTVKALSGGKFEVSVHPAGELMPAFGVVDALQNDNIEMAQTAAYYFAGKDPIFSFSCAVPFGLTTLQNAAWKDHGNGRKLLDAFFAKYNFRTLSAGNTTTQMGGWYRKEIKTPADLKGLKMRLGGGVFGEAMAKLGVVAQSLPAGDIYQALEKGTLDAAEFVGPYDDEKLGFNKVAPYYYYPGWWEGGADLEFFINNKAFEKLSPDNKAIVQAAAAVAAADMTAKYGALNPQALKRLVANKTKLTLFPKAVMDAGFKASMEVFAEHSAKSPDFKKIHDDMRAFQRDQILWNRFSEFPFNQYMNSVKI, encoded by the coding sequence ATGGATCGTCGTTCTCTCATCAAGCGCACCGGCATCGCAGGCGTGCTGGCGGCTGGCGTGGCGCCCGCCGTGCACGCGCAGGCCGCCGTGCGCTGGCGCATGGCCTCGAGCTTTCCGAAATCGCTCGACACGATTTTCGGCAGCGCCGAAAAGTTTTCGCAGACCGTGAAGGCGCTCTCGGGCGGCAAGTTCGAAGTGTCCGTGCACCCGGCCGGCGAACTGATGCCCGCCTTTGGCGTGGTGGACGCGCTGCAGAACGACAACATCGAAATGGCGCAGACGGCGGCCTACTACTTTGCCGGCAAGGACCCGATCTTCTCGTTCAGCTGCGCCGTACCCTTTGGCCTGACCACGCTGCAAAACGCCGCCTGGAAAGACCACGGCAACGGCCGCAAGCTGCTCGATGCCTTCTTCGCCAAGTACAACTTCCGCACCCTGAGCGCGGGCAACACCACCACCCAGATGGGCGGCTGGTACCGCAAGGAAATCAAGACCCCGGCTGACCTCAAGGGCCTGAAGATGCGCCTGGGCGGTGGTGTGTTCGGCGAAGCCATGGCCAAGCTGGGCGTGGTCGCGCAAAGCCTGCCTGCCGGTGACATCTACCAGGCACTGGAAAAAGGCACGCTGGACGCCGCCGAATTCGTCGGCCCGTACGACGACGAAAAGCTGGGCTTCAACAAGGTCGCCCCGTACTACTACTACCCCGGCTGGTGGGAAGGCGGCGCCGACCTCGAGTTCTTCATCAACAACAAGGCGTTTGAAAAGCTGTCGCCCGACAACAAGGCCATCGTGCAGGCCGCCGCCGCCGTCGCCGCGGCCGACATGACGGCCAAGTACGGTGCGCTGAACCCACAGGCGCTCAAGCGCCTGGTGGCCAACAAGACCAAGCTGACGCTGTTCCCCAAGGCCGTCATGGACGCCGGCTTCAAGGCGTCGATGGAAGTGTTTGCCGAGCACAGCGCCAAGTCGCCCGACTTCAAGAAGATTCACGACGACATGCGCGCCTTCCAGCGTGACCAGATCCTGTGGAACCGCTTCTCCGAGTTCCCGTTCAACCAGTACATGAACTCGGTGAAGATCTGA
- a CDS encoding TRAP transporter large permease subunit, which translates to MEFLTANYAPIMFAGLICFLLLGFPVAFSLGACGLFFGFLGIELGIFPATIMAWLPQRLIGIMANDTLLAVPFFTLMGLILERSGMAEDLLDTVGQVFGPMRGGLALAVIFVGALLAATTGVVAASVISMGLISLPIMLRYGYDRRLSSGVIAASGTLAQIIPPSLVLIIMADQLGRSVGDMYKGAFIPAFMLTGLYVLYVLALAIFKPASVPALPIEARTYREPDGSGGYPSLIALAVLSSLVAVFLARHMADVHTWWEGQLVESVPTDEKVVVAMCGGVFVALVIALANRFARLGLLSRLAERVTFVLIPPLLLIFLVLGTIFLGVATPTEGGAMGAIGALIMGAMRGRISWSLLKQALASTTKLSSFVMFILIGATVFSMVFQAADGPRWVEHLMTTLPGGKVGFLIVVNIMIFFLAFFLDYFELSFIVVPLLAPVAHKLGIDLIWFGVLLAVNMQTSFLHPPFGFALFFLRSVAPDKQYVDRVTGKVMDPVTTMQIYRGAIPFLFLQLTMVGVLIFFPQLVTGSLDEEVKVDMEAVGAQMRDSLGAAGGYGADAAQPGASAPAGDSWGNDAGYGSGQEPAASDISTTPEPAASAAADGAADDPMKAMNEALKQQGGK; encoded by the coding sequence ATGGAATTCCTCACCGCCAACTACGCCCCGATCATGTTCGCGGGGCTGATCTGCTTTCTGCTGCTGGGCTTTCCGGTGGCCTTCAGCCTGGGGGCCTGCGGCCTGTTCTTCGGCTTTCTGGGCATCGAGCTGGGCATCTTCCCCGCCACCATCATGGCCTGGCTGCCGCAGCGGCTGATCGGCATCATGGCCAACGACACGCTGCTGGCCGTGCCCTTCTTCACCTTGATGGGGTTGATACTCGAACGCAGCGGCATGGCCGAGGACCTGCTCGACACCGTCGGCCAGGTGTTCGGCCCCATGCGCGGCGGCCTGGCGCTGGCGGTGATCTTCGTCGGCGCGCTGCTGGCGGCCACCACCGGCGTGGTGGCGGCGTCGGTCATCTCGATGGGCCTGATCTCGCTGCCCATCATGCTGCGCTACGGCTATGACCGGCGCCTGAGCAGCGGCGTCATCGCCGCGTCGGGCACGCTGGCGCAGATCATCCCGCCCTCGCTGGTGCTGATCATCATGGCCGACCAGCTGGGCCGCAGCGTGGGCGACATGTACAAGGGTGCGTTCATTCCCGCCTTCATGCTGACGGGCCTGTATGTGCTGTACGTGCTGGCGCTGGCCATCTTCAAGCCGGCCAGCGTGCCGGCGCTGCCGATCGAGGCGCGCACCTACCGCGAACCCGATGGCAGCGGCGGCTACCCGTCGCTGATCGCGCTGGCCGTGCTGTCGTCGCTGGTCGCGGTGTTCCTGGCGCGCCACATGGCCGACGTGCACACCTGGTGGGAAGGCCAACTGGTCGAATCGGTGCCGACCGACGAGAAGGTGGTGGTGGCCATGTGCGGCGGCGTGTTCGTGGCGCTGGTGATCGCGCTGGCCAACCGCTTTGCCAGGCTGGGCCTGCTTTCGCGCCTGGCCGAACGCGTGACCTTCGTGCTGATCCCGCCGCTGCTGCTGATCTTCCTGGTGCTGGGCACCATCTTCCTGGGCGTGGCCACGCCGACCGAAGGCGGCGCGATGGGCGCCATCGGCGCGCTCATCATGGGTGCGATGCGCGGGCGCATCAGCTGGTCGCTGCTCAAGCAGGCGCTGGCCTCCACCACCAAGCTGTCGTCGTTCGTGATGTTCATCCTGATCGGCGCGACCGTGTTCAGCATGGTGTTCCAGGCGGCCGACGGTCCGCGCTGGGTCGAGCACCTGATGACCACCCTGCCCGGCGGCAAGGTGGGTTTCCTGATCGTGGTGAACATCATGATCTTCTTCCTGGCGTTCTTCCTCGACTACTTCGAGCTGTCCTTCATCGTGGTGCCGCTGCTGGCGCCCGTGGCCCACAAGCTGGGCATCGACCTGATCTGGTTCGGCGTGCTGCTGGCCGTCAACATGCAAACCTCGTTCCTGCATCCGCCGTTCGGCTTCGCGCTGTTCTTCCTGCGCTCGGTCGCCCCTGACAAGCAATATGTCGACCGCGTCACCGGCAAGGTGATGGACCCGGTGACCACCATGCAGATCTACCGCGGTGCGATTCCGTTCCTGTTCCTGCAGCTGACGATGGTGGGCGTGCTGATCTTCTTCCCGCAGCTGGTCACCGGCAGCCTGGACGAGGAAGTCAAGGTCGACATGGAAGCCGTGGGTGCCCAGATGCGCGACAGCCTGGGTGCCGCGGGTGGCTATGGCGCCGACGCGGCGCAGCCGGGCGCCAGTGCGCCAGCTGGCGACAGCTGGGGCAACGACGCAGGCTACGGCAGCGGGCAGGAACCCGCGGCATCGGACATCAGCACCACGCCGGAGCCCGCCGCTTCTGCGGCAGCCGATGGCGCTGCCGACGACCCGATGAAAGCGATGAACGAAGCGCTCAAGCAGCAGGGCGGCAAGTAG
- a CDS encoding TRAP transporter small permease subunit encodes MQGLLKLSRAIDWLNAQVGKYVIWLIFAATVVSALNAVIRKVFNISSNGFLEVQWYLFAWSFLVAAGFTLLHREHVRIDVLNSRLPVKARLWIDIIGFALFLTPLCLVVLYLGVPLLVEKFQSGEMSGNPGGLIRWPVWLALPIGFTLLMLQGWSELIKRVAFLRGEGPDPLGRLTDKSAEEELAEALRREAAAKAAAESAPAPAAR; translated from the coding sequence ATGCAAGGGCTGCTCAAACTGTCCCGGGCCATCGACTGGCTCAACGCCCAGGTGGGCAAATATGTCATCTGGCTGATCTTTGCCGCCACCGTGGTCAGCGCGCTGAACGCGGTGATCCGCAAGGTGTTCAACATCAGCTCCAACGGCTTTCTGGAAGTGCAGTGGTACCTGTTTGCCTGGTCGTTCCTGGTGGCGGCCGGCTTCACGCTGCTGCATCGCGAGCATGTGCGCATCGACGTGCTGAACAGCCGCCTGCCCGTCAAGGCCCGCCTCTGGATCGACATCATCGGCTTTGCGCTGTTCCTCACGCCGCTGTGCCTGGTGGTGCTGTACCTGGGCGTGCCGCTGCTGGTCGAGAAATTCCAGTCGGGCGAGATGTCGGGCAACCCGGGCGGGCTGATCCGCTGGCCGGTGTGGCTGGCGCTGCCGATCGGGTTCACGCTGCTGATGCTGCAGGGCTGGTCGGAGCTGATCAAGCGCGTGGCCTTCTTGCGCGGTGAAGGGCCGGATCCGTTGGGCCGCCTGACCGACAAGTCGGCCGAGGAAGAACTGGCCGAGGCGCTGCGCCGCGAAGCCGCCGCCAAGGCGGCCGCCGAATCCGCCCCCGCGCCCGCCGCACGCTGA
- a CDS encoding substrate-binding domain-containing protein, protein MYKIGLSYSLDADGAAPLIRNPLLDLLQAVRTQGSISSAARALGLSYRHVWGELKRWEQELGQPLLHWEKGQRARLSEFGDKLLWSERQAQARLAPQIEALRAELERSFAVAFDDNAHVLTFHASHDDALTALRHYVGAQGHSPSLHLDIRFMGSVDAIQALNEGRCIMAGFHTRPDAPVGSLAESTYKPLLQPGLHKLIGFAARTQGLMVGAGNPHRIRGLRDLIRGDVRFINRPLGSGTRVLLDELLHEAGLRPDQIAGYAQTEPSHGAVAQAILAGQADAGLGIEAAARARGLDFVPITREDYLLVCLESALDTPPVTALREVLASPAWQATLAQLAGYTPSRCGQVLAMTQVLPWWQFKRPKPGKTHRQRG, encoded by the coding sequence GTGTACAAGATCGGACTTTCCTATTCGCTGGACGCGGACGGCGCGGCGCCGCTGATCCGCAACCCGCTGCTCGACCTGCTGCAGGCGGTGCGCACGCAGGGGTCGATATCGTCGGCGGCGCGGGCGCTGGGCTTGTCTTACCGCCACGTGTGGGGCGAACTGAAGCGCTGGGAACAGGAGCTGGGCCAACCGCTGCTGCACTGGGAAAAGGGCCAGCGCGCGCGCCTGTCCGAATTCGGCGACAAGCTGCTGTGGTCTGAACGCCAGGCGCAGGCGCGGCTGGCGCCGCAGATCGAAGCCCTTCGCGCCGAACTGGAGCGCAGCTTTGCCGTCGCCTTTGATGACAACGCGCACGTGCTGACCTTTCATGCCAGCCACGACGACGCGCTGACGGCGCTGCGCCACTACGTGGGCGCGCAAGGCCACAGCCCCAGCCTGCACCTGGACATCCGCTTCATGGGCAGCGTGGACGCCATCCAGGCGCTGAACGAGGGCCGCTGCATCATGGCAGGCTTTCATACGCGGCCCGACGCGCCGGTCGGCTCGCTGGCCGAGAGCACCTACAAGCCACTGCTGCAGCCCGGCCTGCACAAGCTGATCGGCTTTGCGGCGCGCACCCAGGGGCTGATGGTGGGCGCGGGCAACCCGCACCGCATTCGCGGGCTGCGCGATCTGATACGCGGCGACGTGCGCTTCATCAACCGCCCGCTCGGCTCCGGCACCCGCGTGCTGCTGGACGAACTGCTGCACGAAGCGGGCCTGAGGCCCGACCAGATTGCGGGCTACGCGCAGACCGAGCCATCGCACGGCGCCGTGGCGCAGGCGATCCTGGCCGGGCAAGCCGACGCGGGCCTCGGCATCGAAGCCGCCGCCCGCGCGCGCGGGCTCGACTTTGTGCCGATCACACGCGAGGACTACCTGCTGGTGTGCCTGGAATCGGCGCTGGACACGCCGCCGGTGACCGCCCTGCGCGAAGTGCTGGCCAGCCCCGCGTGGCAGGCCACGCTGGCGCAACTGGCCGGCTACACACCGTCGCGCTGCGGCCAGGTGCTGGCCATGACGCAGGTACTGCCGTGGTGGCAGTTCAAGCGCCCCAAGCCCGGCAAAACGCACAGGCAACGTGGCTGA
- a CDS encoding ABC transporter permease: MNTFADSARTALHLLSTFDAGLWTIVGRSLAVSGVACAIAYGVGLLAGAWLGVARFRGRGAVLTLLNTLLALPSVVVGLLVYLVLSRSGPLGFLGWMFSFQAMVVAQVVLVVPVVTALTRQVVEDADAQHGEQLASLGAGRFLRGLLLAWDERYALLTVLMAAFGRAVSEVGAVMIVGGNIDGFTRVMTTAIALETSKGDLPLALGLGIVLLSVVLVLNALIAAVRGWRERVDGVTPQPARAVVAAS, translated from the coding sequence GTGAATACCTTTGCCGACAGCGCGCGCACGGCGCTGCATCTTCTCAGCACCTTTGACGCCGGTTTGTGGACCATCGTCGGCCGCTCGCTGGCTGTGAGCGGCGTGGCCTGCGCCATCGCCTACGGCGTTGGGCTGCTGGCGGGGGCGTGGCTGGGCGTGGCGCGCTTTCGCGGCCGCGGCGCCGTGCTGACGCTGCTCAACACGCTGCTGGCGCTGCCGTCGGTGGTGGTGGGGCTGCTGGTGTACCTGGTGCTGTCGCGCAGCGGGCCGCTGGGTTTTCTGGGCTGGATGTTCAGCTTCCAGGCCATGGTGGTGGCGCAGGTGGTGCTGGTGGTGCCGGTGGTCACGGCGCTGACGCGACAGGTGGTGGAAGACGCCGACGCGCAGCACGGCGAACAACTGGCGTCGCTGGGGGCGGGCCGCTTCCTGCGCGGGCTGCTGCTGGCGTGGGACGAGCGCTACGCGCTGCTGACGGTGCTGATGGCAGCTTTTGGCCGAGCGGTGTCCGAGGTGGGTGCGGTGATGATCGTCGGCGGCAACATCGACGGCTTTACCCGCGTGATGACCACCGCCATCGCGCTGGAGACCAGCAAGGGCGACCTGCCGCTGGCGCTGGGGCTGGGCATTGTGCTGCTGTCGGTGGTGCTGGTGCTGAACGCGCTGATCGCCGCCGTGCGCGGCTGGCGCGAGCGGGTCGACGGCGTCACGCCGCAGCCGGCGCGCGCCGTGGTGGCGGCTTCATGA
- a CDS encoding phosphate ABC transporter ATP-binding protein produces the protein MSAPDSSLTLPGAALRAAAQQAQQCRASAPALIALRDVGVRFGAVQALRNVSLDIAAGDSVALIGGNGCGKSTLLRVVHGLLGPTEGQVQAPPRVAQAMLFQRPWMLRTTVARNIAIGLWLRGVRWADAMARALQALERVQLAHLAERSARGLSGGQQQRLALARAWAQRPQLLLLDEPTASLDPHAKHEVEALMHEFAHAPVAAGEPPLTMLFASHNLGQVKRLARRVIYLEQGQVLADLPVADFFNREMLRSVSPQADLFLKGELL, from the coding sequence ATGAGCGCGCCCGATTCGTCCTTGACGCTGCCCGGCGCCGCCTTGCGCGCCGCGGCCCAGCAGGCGCAGCAATGCCGGGCCAGCGCGCCGGCGCTGATCGCGCTGCGCGATGTGGGCGTGCGCTTTGGGGCGGTGCAGGCGCTGCGGAACGTGAGCCTGGACATCGCCGCCGGCGACAGCGTGGCGCTGATCGGCGGCAACGGCTGCGGCAAGAGCACGCTGCTGCGCGTGGTGCACGGCCTGCTGGGTCCGACCGAAGGTCAGGTGCAGGCGCCGCCGCGCGTGGCGCAGGCGATGCTGTTTCAGCGGCCCTGGATGCTGCGCACCACGGTGGCGCGCAACATCGCCATCGGCCTGTGGCTGCGTGGCGTGCGCTGGGCCGACGCCATGGCGCGCGCCCTGCAGGCGCTGGAGCGCGTGCAACTGGCGCACCTGGCCGAGCGCAGCGCGCGCGGCCTGTCGGGCGGGCAGCAGCAGCGGCTGGCGCTGGCGCGCGCGTGGGCGCAGCGCCCGCAACTGCTGCTGCTGGACGAGCCCACGGCCAGCCTGGACCCGCACGCCAAGCACGAGGTCGAGGCGCTGATGCACGAATTTGCGCATGCGCCGGTGGCAGCGGGCGAGCCACCGCTGACCATGCTGTTCGCCAGCCACAACCTGGGCCAGGTCAAGCGGCTGGCGCGGCGCGTGATCTACCTGGAGCAAGGGCAGGTGCTGGCCGACTTGCCCGTGGCCGATTTCTTCAACCGTGAAATGCTGCGCAGCGTGTCGCCGCAGGCCGATCTGTTTCTGAAAGGGGAATTGCTGTGA
- a CDS encoding extracellular solute-binding protein — translation MLFVASSAVSAQSIVMASTTSTEQSGLFPYLLPEFKKATGIDVKVVALGTGQALDMARRGDADVVFVHDEKAEDKFVADGFGVKRYPVMYNDFILVGPKNDPAGAKGKDIVEGLKKLAAGNAAFVSRGDKSGTHAAELRFWEQAGLKDAKGSGYRECGCGMGPALNMAASTGAYVLADRGTWLNFKNRADLGVLVEGDKRLFNQYGVMVVNPARHPQVKQAEAQKFVDWVTSAAGQGVIAGYKIGGEQLFFPNAAK, via the coding sequence ATTTTGTTTGTAGCATCCTCGGCGGTGTCGGCGCAGTCGATCGTGATGGCATCGACCACGTCGACCGAGCAGTCGGGGCTGTTTCCGTACCTGCTGCCCGAATTCAAGAAGGCCACCGGCATCGACGTCAAGGTGGTCGCGCTGGGTACCGGGCAGGCGCTCGACATGGCGCGCCGCGGCGACGCCGACGTGGTGTTCGTGCACGACGAAAAGGCCGAGGACAAATTCGTCGCCGACGGCTTTGGCGTCAAGCGCTATCCGGTCATGTACAACGACTTCATCCTGGTCGGCCCCAAGAACGACCCGGCTGGCGCAAAGGGCAAGGACATCGTCGAGGGCCTGAAGAAGCTGGCCGCCGGCAATGCGGCGTTTGTCTCGCGCGGCGACAAGAGCGGCACGCACGCGGCCGAACTGCGCTTCTGGGAACAGGCGGGCCTGAAGGATGCCAAGGGCAGCGGCTACCGCGAATGCGGCTGCGGCATGGGCCCGGCGCTGAACATGGCCGCATCCACCGGCGCCTACGTGCTGGCCGACCGCGGCACCTGGCTCAACTTCAAGAACCGCGCCGACTTAGGGGTTCTGGTCGAAGGCGACAAGCGCCTGTTCAACCAGTACGGCGTGATGGTGGTCAACCCCGCCAGGCACCCGCAGGTCAAGCAGGCCGAGGCGCAGAAGTTCGTCGACTGGGTCACCTCAGCCGCCGGGCAGGGCGTGATCGCCGGCTACAAGATCGGCGGCGAACAGCTGTTCTTCCCGAATGCCGCCAAATGA